Proteins encoded by one window of Streptomyces sp. NBC_01571:
- the cobO gene encoding cob(I)yrinic acid a,c-diamide adenosyltransferase, producing MPQGQPSVVPDDGLTTRQRRNRPLLVVHTGVGKGKSTAAFGLALRAWNQGWPIGVFQFVKSAKWKVGEENALRVLGASGEGGSVDWHKMGEGWSWVQRDSQMDNEEKAREGWEQVKRDLAAETYRLYVLDEFAYPMHWGWVDVDEVVAVLRERPGTQHVVITGRNAPEKLVGAADLVTDMSKVKHPMDAGQKGQRGIEW from the coding sequence ATGCCGCAGGGGCAGCCGAGTGTCGTACCCGACGACGGACTGACGACTCGTCAGCGGCGCAACCGGCCACTGCTCGTGGTGCACACGGGTGTGGGCAAGGGGAAGTCCACCGCCGCCTTCGGGCTCGCGCTGCGGGCCTGGAACCAGGGGTGGCCCATCGGGGTGTTCCAGTTCGTCAAGTCGGCGAAGTGGAAGGTCGGCGAGGAGAACGCGCTGCGGGTGCTGGGCGCCAGTGGTGAGGGCGGTTCCGTCGACTGGCACAAGATGGGCGAGGGCTGGTCCTGGGTGCAGCGCGACTCTCAGATGGACAACGAGGAGAAGGCCCGCGAGGGCTGGGAGCAGGTCAAGCGGGACCTCGCGGCCGAGACGTACCGGCTGTACGTCCTCGACGAGTTCGCCTACCCCATGCACTGGGGGTGGGTGGACGTGGACGAGGTGGTCGCCGTGCTGCGCGAGCGGCCCGGGACCCAGCATGTCGTGATCACCGGACGCAACGCCCCCGAGAAGCTGGTCGGAGCCGCCGATCTCGTCACCGACATGTCGAAGGTCAAGCATCCGATGGACGCCGGCCAGAAGGGCCAGAGGGGCATCGAGTGGTGA
- a CDS encoding cobyrinate a,c-diamide synthase, whose amino-acid sequence MVTSVPRLVIAAPSSGSGKTTVATGLMAAFAARGLTVSPHKVGPDYIDPGYHALATGRAGRNLDAYLCGTELIAPLFAHGARGCDLAVVEGVMGLYDGAAGQGDLASTAQVAKLLRAPVVLVVDASSQSRSVAALVHGFASWDPEVRVAGVILNKVGSDRHEEMLREALDASGVPVLGALRRAPQVDTPSRHLGLVPVAERRADAVDAVAAMAAQVRRGCDLDALFALARGAGELSGAVWDAAEAVVSASPRKPDGPRERTPAGAEERGTGPLGAPRVAVAGGAAFTFSYAEHAELLVAAGAEVVVFDPLRDEQLPEGTRGLVIGGGFPEVYAPELSANEPLRKAVAELAFGGAPVAAECAGLLYLARELDGQPMCGVLDARARMDERLTLGYRDAVAVSDSALAAAGTRMRGHEFHRTVVEPGAGAAPAWGVRGPRPRVEGFVQQGVHASYLHTHWASGPGVARRFVERCLTS is encoded by the coding sequence GTGGTGACGTCCGTCCCCCGGCTGGTCATCGCCGCGCCCTCCTCGGGCAGCGGCAAGACCACCGTCGCCACGGGGTTGATGGCGGCCTTCGCCGCGCGGGGGCTCACCGTCTCCCCGCACAAGGTGGGGCCCGACTACATCGACCCCGGGTACCACGCGCTCGCGACCGGGCGTGCGGGGCGGAACCTCGACGCGTACCTGTGCGGCACCGAGTTGATCGCGCCGCTGTTCGCGCACGGGGCGCGGGGGTGCGATCTGGCCGTCGTCGAGGGCGTGATGGGGCTCTACGACGGGGCGGCCGGCCAGGGGGACCTGGCGTCCACGGCGCAGGTGGCGAAGCTGCTGCGGGCGCCGGTGGTGCTGGTGGTCGACGCCTCGTCGCAGTCGCGGTCCGTGGCCGCGCTGGTGCACGGGTTCGCCTCCTGGGATCCGGAGGTGCGGGTCGCGGGGGTGATCCTCAACAAGGTGGGGTCCGACCGGCACGAGGAGATGCTGCGGGAGGCGCTGGACGCGTCGGGGGTGCCGGTGCTCGGTGCCCTGCGGCGTGCACCGCAGGTGGACACGCCTTCCCGGCACCTGGGGCTGGTGCCGGTCGCCGAGCGGCGCGCGGACGCCGTGGACGCCGTGGCGGCGATGGCCGCGCAGGTGCGGCGCGGGTGCGATCTGGACGCGTTGTTCGCGTTGGCGCGTGGTGCGGGTGAGTTGTCCGGTGCGGTGTGGGACGCGGCTGAGGCCGTCGTGTCCGCGTCCCCTCGGAAACCGGACGGGCCGCGGGAGCGGACACCGGCCGGGGCAGAAGAGCGTGGGACAGGCCCGCTTGGGGCGCCGCGCGTCGCTGTCGCCGGAGGGGCCGCCTTCACCTTCTCCTATGCCGAGCATGCCGAGCTGCTCGTCGCCGCCGGGGCCGAGGTCGTCGTCTTCGACCCCCTGAGGGACGAACAACTGCCGGAAGGGACCCGCGGGTTGGTCATCGGTGGCGGGTTTCCGGAGGTGTACGCGCCCGAGTTGTCCGCCAACGAGCCGTTGCGCAAGGCCGTGGCCGAGCTGGCGTTCGGCGGGGCGCCCGTCGCCGCCGAGTGTGCCGGACTGCTGTATCTCGCGCGCGAGCTCGACGGACAGCCGATGTGCGGGGTGCTCGATGCCAGGGCCCGGATGGACGAACGGCTCACCCTGGGCTACCGGGACGCCGTGGCAGTCTCCGACAGCGCGCTCGCCGCGGCCGGTACCCGGATGCGCGGGCACGAGTTCCACCGGACGGTGGTGGAGCCCGGTGCCGGGGCGGCTCCCGCCTGGGGGGTGCGCGGCCCGCGACCGCGCGTAGAGGGTTTCGTACAACAAGGTGTGCACGCGAGTTATCTGCACACGCACTGGGCGTCCGGACCCGGTGTCGCCCGTCGGTTCGTGGAGAGGTGCCTGACGTCATGA
- the cobI gene encoding precorrin-2 C(20)-methyltransferase: MSSKLIGVGVGPGDPELVTVKGVNALRAAEVVVVPVMDTGERGRAEATVLHYVPAEKVLRIVFALNERTDRTRREAAWDAAGTRVAELLERHTTVAFATIGDPNVYSTFTYLAHTIGALVPGTEIETVPGITAMQDLAARSGAVLTEGTEPLTLVPVTAGAAVLKDALSGPGTVVAYKFGRQAHEVARALRETGRIDDAVWGSALGLEDESIRPAADLDGEPLPYLSTLIAPARRDGGRGGKL, translated from the coding sequence ATGAGCAGCAAGCTGATCGGAGTCGGCGTCGGCCCCGGAGATCCGGAGCTGGTGACCGTCAAGGGCGTCAACGCACTGCGTGCCGCCGAGGTGGTCGTGGTGCCCGTCATGGACACCGGGGAACGCGGGCGCGCCGAGGCGACCGTGCTGCACTACGTGCCCGCGGAGAAGGTCCTGCGGATCGTGTTCGCGCTCAACGAGCGGACCGACCGGACGCGCCGCGAGGCCGCCTGGGACGCCGCGGGTACGCGGGTCGCGGAGCTGCTGGAGCGGCACACGACCGTCGCCTTCGCGACCATCGGCGACCCCAACGTGTACTCGACCTTCACCTATCTCGCGCACACCATCGGCGCGCTCGTGCCGGGGACGGAGATCGAGACCGTGCCCGGCATCACCGCCATGCAGGACCTCGCCGCCCGCTCGGGGGCCGTGCTCACGGAGGGGACCGAGCCGCTCACCCTGGTACCGGTGACGGCCGGGGCCGCCGTGCTCAAGGACGCCCTGAGCGGTCCCGGCACGGTCGTCGCCTACAAGTTCGGACGGCAGGCGCACGAGGTCGCCCGGGCGCTGCGGGAGACCGGGCGGATCGACGACGCCGTGTGGGGTTCGGCGCTCGGCCTGGAGGACGAGTCCATCCGGCCCGCGGCCGACCTGGACGGCGAGCCGCTGCCGTATCTCTCCACCCTCATCGCGCCCGCCCGGCGGGACGGCGGACGCGGCGGAAAACTGTGA
- a CDS encoding ZIP family metal transporter, with product MAVLVALGAFLMTLAGGWTAQRVTDRRHLVLGLAGGLMLGVVGLDLLPEALRTAGDEVFGVPAALLLFVAGFLLAHLVERLLAARQAAHGGEECTGRAPEVGLTAAAAMVGHSAMDGVAIGAAFQVGGGMGLAVALAVVAHDFADGFNTYTITSLYGNARRKAITMLFADAAAPVVGAASTLFFTIPVDLLGGYLGLFGGVLLYLAAAEILPEAHHEHPARSTLLFTVGGAAFIWLVVGLAGTG from the coding sequence ATGGCGGTCCTCGTCGCGCTCGGCGCGTTCCTGATGACGCTGGCCGGCGGCTGGACGGCACAGCGGGTGACCGACCGCCGTCATCTGGTGCTCGGTCTGGCCGGTGGGCTGATGCTGGGCGTGGTCGGCCTGGACCTGCTGCCGGAGGCGCTGCGCACGGCGGGCGACGAGGTCTTCGGCGTACCGGCCGCGCTGCTGCTGTTCGTCGCCGGGTTCCTCCTCGCCCATCTGGTGGAACGGCTGCTGGCGGCCCGGCAGGCCGCGCACGGCGGCGAGGAGTGCACCGGCCGGGCGCCGGAGGTGGGCCTGACGGCCGCCGCCGCGATGGTCGGCCACAGCGCCATGGACGGCGTCGCGATCGGCGCCGCCTTCCAGGTGGGTGGCGGCATGGGCCTGGCGGTCGCCCTCGCGGTGGTCGCGCACGACTTCGCGGACGGCTTCAACACATACACGATCACGAGCCTGTACGGGAACGCGCGCCGCAAGGCGATCACGATGCTGTTCGCCGACGCGGCGGCCCCGGTCGTCGGCGCCGCCTCCACGCTCTTCTTCACCATCCCGGTGGACCTGCTCGGCGGCTATCTCGGCCTCTTCGGCGGCGTACTGCTGTACCTCGCCGCCGCCGAGATCCTGCCCGAGGCGCACCACGAGCACCCGGCCCGCTCGACCCTGCTGTTCACGGTCGGCGGCGCGGCCTTCATCTGGCTGGTGGTCGGCCTCGCCGGAACCGGATGA
- the cobM gene encoding precorrin-4 C(11)-methyltransferase, giving the protein MADAPTGKVTFVGAGPGAADLLTFRAARAIAEADVVIWAASLVQAEVLEHAREGAEILDSATMSLEDVVAVYERAAREGLKVARIHSGDPALWGGTQEQLDRCADLDVETEIVPGVSSFSAVAALALRELTIPEVAQSVILTRLGGGKTPMPPGEEVREFARHGTTMALFLSAARSGQLVRELLEGGYPTSTPVVVAYQATWPEELVVRCTIGTLEETVKEHKLWKHTLFLVGPALDASGTRSHLYHPGHFHGFRKADPRARAELRAARRGSTS; this is encoded by the coding sequence ATGGCCGATGCCCCCACCGGCAAGGTGACCTTCGTCGGGGCCGGGCCCGGCGCCGCCGACCTGCTGACGTTCCGCGCCGCGCGCGCGATCGCCGAGGCCGACGTCGTGATCTGGGCGGCCAGCCTGGTGCAGGCCGAGGTCCTCGAACACGCGCGAGAGGGCGCGGAGATCCTGGACTCGGCGACGATGTCCCTGGAGGACGTCGTCGCCGTGTACGAGCGCGCCGCCCGTGAGGGCCTGAAGGTGGCCCGGATCCACTCCGGCGACCCGGCCCTGTGGGGCGGCACGCAGGAGCAGCTCGACCGGTGCGCGGACCTGGACGTCGAGACCGAGATCGTGCCCGGTGTCTCCTCCTTCTCCGCGGTGGCCGCGCTCGCCCTGCGCGAGCTGACGATTCCCGAGGTCGCGCAGTCCGTGATCCTCACCCGGCTCGGCGGCGGCAAGACGCCGATGCCGCCCGGCGAGGAGGTGCGGGAGTTCGCCCGGCACGGGACGACCATGGCGCTGTTCCTGTCGGCGGCCCGCAGCGGCCAGCTGGTACGGGAACTGCTGGAGGGCGGCTATCCGACCTCGACACCGGTCGTGGTCGCCTACCAGGCGACCTGGCCCGAGGAGCTGGTCGTCCGGTGCACGATCGGGACCCTGGAGGAGACGGTCAAGGAGCACAAGCTCTGGAAGCACACGCTGTTCCTGGTCGGTCCGGCGCTCGACGCGAGCGGCACCCGTTCGCACCTCTACCACCCCGGTCACTTCCACGGCTTCCGCAAGGCCGACCCGCGGGCCCGCGCGGAGCTGCGTGCGGCGCGGCGCGGCAGCACGTCGTGA
- the cbiE gene encoding precorrin-6y C5,15-methyltransferase (decarboxylating) subunit CbiE: protein MITVVGTGTGAPLPPDAEAAVARADLVVGARRHLAAARPPAAAEQVVLGPLAPALDTVERYVAKTEHEDRGEGAEGARGGRVVVLASGDPGFFGIVRALAERFGPERLDVRPGVSSVATAFARLGLPWDDAVVVSAHGRDLRTAVHVCRSHPKVAVLTGPGSGPAELGAALTHRSDARVLVVASALGDPARERVERVTPAEAAARDWGTAVSVVLCLDESRALAPVRTVAGPAAGPDRWALDESEFAHRDSMISKFEVRALALARIGPRVGDLVWDVGAGSGSVAVECARFGAAVTAIEKTRDGCDRIRANAGAHGVEVRVVHGAAPTVLSHLDDPDAVFIGGGGRELPAIVTACARRARRAVVVAMAALDRVPAARDALDAAGFACDGVLLQSSRLAPLPGNVTRLAATNPVFLLWGVRPPARTEGVPQ from the coding sequence GTGATCACCGTCGTCGGTACGGGGACGGGGGCGCCGCTGCCACCGGACGCCGAGGCCGCCGTGGCGCGGGCCGACCTGGTCGTGGGGGCCCGGCGCCATCTGGCGGCCGCGCGGCCGCCGGCGGCCGCCGAACAGGTCGTCCTCGGGCCGCTCGCCCCCGCCCTCGACACCGTCGAGCGGTACGTGGCGAAGACGGAGCACGAGGACCGGGGAGAGGGCGCGGAAGGGGCGCGGGGCGGCCGGGTCGTCGTGCTCGCCTCCGGCGACCCCGGGTTCTTCGGGATCGTGCGGGCACTGGCCGAGCGGTTCGGGCCGGAGCGGCTGGACGTCCGGCCCGGTGTCTCGTCGGTCGCGACCGCCTTCGCGCGGCTCGGGCTGCCCTGGGACGACGCGGTGGTGGTGAGCGCCCACGGGCGTGACCTGCGCACCGCCGTACACGTCTGCCGGTCCCACCCGAAGGTGGCCGTGCTGACCGGGCCCGGCTCCGGCCCCGCCGAACTCGGCGCCGCCCTCACCCACCGCTCCGACGCACGCGTCCTCGTCGTGGCGAGCGCCCTCGGCGATCCCGCGCGCGAACGCGTGGAGCGGGTCACGCCCGCCGAGGCCGCGGCCCGCGACTGGGGTACGGCGGTCAGCGTCGTCCTGTGCCTGGACGAGTCGCGTGCCCTCGCTCCCGTGCGGACGGTCGCCGGGCCGGCCGCCGGCCCCGACCGCTGGGCCCTGGACGAGAGCGAGTTCGCCCACCGCGACTCGATGATCAGCAAGTTCGAGGTACGGGCGCTCGCGCTGGCCCGGATCGGGCCACGCGTCGGTGACCTGGTCTGGGACGTCGGGGCGGGCTCCGGGTCCGTCGCCGTCGAGTGCGCGCGGTTCGGTGCCGCCGTCACCGCGATCGAGAAGACGCGGGACGGCTGCGACCGGATCCGCGCCAATGCCGGGGCGCACGGGGTCGAGGTGCGGGTCGTGCACGGGGCGGCGCCCACCGTGCTGTCCCATCTGGACGATCCGGACGCCGTCTTCATCGGCGGTGGCGGGCGGGAGCTGCCCGCCATCGTGACGGCCTGCGCGCGGCGCGCCCGGCGGGCCGTCGTCGTCGCCATGGCCGCGCTGGACCGGGTCCCGGCGGCCCGGGACGCGCTCGACGCCGCCGGGTTCGCCTGCGACGGCGTGCTTCTGCAGTCCTCCCGGCTCGCGCCGCTGCCGGGGAACGTCACCCGGCTCGCGGCCACCAATCCCGTCTTCCTGCTGTGGGGCGTCCGGCCCCCGGCCCGTACCGAAGGAGTCCCCCAGTGA
- the cobJ gene encoding precorrin-3B C(17)-methyltransferase: MIGLISATAAGAAARDRLAAAWPARTRVYDGSGGDAGSVGDAVRRAFGECDRLVCFLATGAVVRLIAPLLDDKTTDPGVVCVDEAGRFAVSLVGGHGGGANELAREVGDLLGAEPVVTTATDAVGVPGLDTLGLPVEGDVAGVSRALLDGEPVGLDAATVWPLPALPFAADGAYTVRVTDRVVAAAERLVILRPPSLVVGVGASKGAPVDEVLGLVEDALRDAGLSARSVAELATVDAKAEEPGVVGAAARLGVPLVTYTAGELATVDVPNPSGAPLAAVGTPSVAEAAALVRGGELLVPKRKSARTDGQPAMATCAVVRRPARGRLAVVGLGPGARDLLTPRAREELRRASVLVGLDQYVDQIRDLLRPGTRILESGLGAEEERARTAVSEARRGQAVALIGSGDAGVYAMASPALAEASDDIDVVGVPGVTAALAAAAILGAPLGHDHVSISLSDLHTPWEVIERRVRAAAEADIVVTFYNPRSRGRDWQLPKALAILSGHREPTTPVGVVRNASRPDESSRLTTLAGLDPATVDMMTVVTVGNTATREIAGRMVTPRGYRWQEEPK, encoded by the coding sequence GTGATCGGCCTGATTTCCGCCACGGCGGCGGGCGCGGCTGCCCGTGACCGGCTGGCCGCCGCCTGGCCCGCTCGTACCCGCGTGTACGACGGGTCGGGCGGGGACGCCGGGTCCGTCGGGGACGCCGTACGGCGCGCCTTCGGGGAGTGCGACCGGCTGGTGTGCTTCCTCGCCACGGGCGCGGTGGTGCGGCTGATCGCACCGCTGCTGGACGACAAGACGACCGACCCCGGGGTCGTGTGTGTCGACGAGGCCGGGCGGTTCGCCGTGTCCCTCGTCGGTGGGCACGGCGGCGGAGCGAACGAACTGGCGCGTGAGGTCGGCGATTTGCTCGGCGCCGAGCCCGTGGTGACGACGGCGACGGACGCGGTGGGGGTGCCCGGCCTGGACACGCTGGGCCTTCCCGTGGAGGGAGACGTCGCCGGGGTGAGCCGGGCCCTGCTGGACGGTGAACCCGTCGGCCTGGACGCCGCAACGGTCTGGCCGCTGCCCGCGCTGCCGTTCGCGGCGGACGGTGCGTACACGGTCCGGGTCACCGACCGGGTCGTCGCGGCCGCCGAGCGTCTGGTGATCCTCCGCCCGCCTTCCCTCGTCGTCGGCGTGGGGGCCTCGAAGGGCGCCCCCGTGGACGAAGTGCTCGGGCTCGTCGAGGACGCCCTGCGGGACGCGGGGCTGTCCGCGCGGTCCGTCGCCGAGCTCGCCACCGTCGACGCCAAGGCCGAGGAGCCCGGCGTCGTCGGGGCCGCCGCGCGGCTCGGGGTGCCCCTGGTCACGTACACCGCCGGGGAGTTGGCGACGGTCGACGTGCCGAACCCCTCCGGCGCGCCGCTCGCCGCCGTGGGCACGCCCTCCGTGGCCGAGGCCGCGGCCCTGGTGCGCGGCGGTGAACTCCTGGTCCCCAAGCGGAAGTCGGCGCGGACGGACGGGCAGCCCGCCATGGCCACCTGTGCGGTCGTACGCCGCCCGGCGCGCGGCCGACTGGCGGTGGTCGGGCTCGGTCCCGGCGCCCGTGACCTGCTCACCCCCCGGGCCAGGGAGGAGTTGCGCCGGGCCTCGGTGCTCGTCGGGCTCGACCAGTACGTCGACCAGATCCGCGATCTGCTGCGGCCCGGCACCCGGATCCTGGAGTCGGGGCTCGGCGCCGAGGAGGAGCGGGCGCGCACGGCGGTGTCCGAGGCCCGGCGCGGGCAGGCCGTCGCGCTGATCGGCAGCGGGGACGCGGGCGTGTACGCGATGGCCTCCCCCGCGCTGGCCGAGGCGTCCGACGACATCGACGTGGTCGGGGTGCCCGGGGTGACCGCCGCCCTCGCGGCGGCGGCGATCCTCGGCGCGCCCCTCGGCCACGACCACGTCTCGATCAGCCTCTCCGACCTCCACACCCCCTGGGAGGTCATCGAGCGGCGGGTACGGGCGGCGGCCGAGGCCGATATCGTCGTGACGTTCTACAACCCCCGCAGCCGGGGCCGCGACTGGCAGCTCCCGAAGGCGCTCGCGATCCTCTCCGGGCACCGGGAGCCGACGACGCCGGTGGGCGTCGTCCGCAACGCCTCGCGCCCCGACGAGAGCAGTCGCCTCACCACCCTCGCGGGACTCGATCCCGCGACGGTGGACATGATGACCGTCGTGACCGTGGGCAACACGGCGACCCGCGAGATCGCCGGGCGCATGGTGACGCCGCGCGGCTACCGCTGGCAGGAGGAGCCCAAGTGA
- a CDS encoding precorrin-8X methylmutase, with translation MSQAFPESRVVHPIEQESFRRLRARLDTSHFPPLTRAVVERVVHSAADLGYASDLVTDEGALAGAHTALHAGAPVVVDVEMVAAGITRRDTVCRLRDARSGPGLTRSAHAIRLAYEDVGPGALWVIGCAPTALEELLTLHADPALVIGLPVGFVGAAESKAALRESGLPAVSNVSEKGGSAVAAAALNALLYHPVPKEKP, from the coding sequence GTGAGCCAGGCCTTCCCGGAGTCCCGGGTCGTGCACCCCATCGAGCAGGAGTCCTTCCGGCGGCTGCGCGCCCGTCTGGACACCTCGCACTTCCCGCCACTGACACGTGCCGTCGTGGAGCGGGTCGTCCACTCCGCGGCGGACCTCGGCTACGCGAGCGACCTCGTCACCGACGAGGGCGCCCTGGCCGGGGCACACACCGCGCTGCACGCCGGGGCACCGGTCGTGGTGGACGTGGAGATGGTCGCGGCGGGCATCACCCGCCGCGACACCGTCTGCCGCCTCAGGGACGCCAGGTCCGGTCCGGGGCTGACCCGGTCGGCCCACGCGATCCGGCTCGCGTACGAGGACGTCGGGCCCGGCGCGCTCTGGGTGATCGGCTGCGCGCCGACCGCCCTGGAGGAACTCCTCACCCTGCACGCCGATCCGGCGCTCGTCATCGGTCTGCCCGTCGGCTTCGTCGGCGCGGCCGAGTCCAAGGCCGCGCTGCGCGAGAGCGGACTGCCCGCTGTCAGCAACGTGTCCGAGAAGGGCGGGTCGGCGGTCGCCGCCGCCGCGCTCAACGCCCTGCTGTACCACCCCGTACCGAAGGAGAAACCGTGA
- a CDS encoding sirohydrochlorin chelatase: MTTPPPALLIAGHGTRDEAGAEAFRSFVRELGRRHPELPVAGGFIELSPPPLAEAVGELVDQGVRRFAAVPLMLVSAGHAKGDIPAALAREKERHPGISYTYGRPLGPHPSLLAVLERRLDEVLGGTARTPADRADVTVLLVGRGSTDPDANAEVHKAARLLWEGRGYAGVETAFVSLAAPDVPSGLDRCVRLGARRIVVLPYFLFTGILPDRVRQQTEGWAAAHPDVEVRSADVIGPEPELLDLVMERYREAVRGDLRMNCDSCVYRVALPGFEDKVGLPQQPHFHPDDDGHHHDGHHGHHHGGPAHSPSHAH; this comes from the coding sequence GTGACCACCCCGCCCCCCGCCCTGCTCATCGCCGGACACGGCACCCGGGACGAGGCCGGAGCCGAGGCCTTCCGCTCCTTCGTAAGGGAGTTGGGCCGCCGCCACCCCGAACTTCCCGTCGCCGGCGGCTTCATCGAACTGTCGCCGCCCCCGCTCGCCGAAGCGGTGGGCGAGCTGGTGGACCAGGGTGTACGACGGTTCGCCGCCGTCCCGCTGATGCTGGTGTCCGCCGGACACGCCAAGGGCGACATCCCGGCCGCGCTGGCCCGCGAGAAGGAGCGGCACCCCGGGATCTCCTACACGTACGGGCGCCCGCTGGGTCCGCACCCGTCCCTGCTCGCGGTGCTGGAGCGGCGGCTCGACGAGGTCCTCGGCGGCACCGCCCGTACCCCCGCGGACCGGGCCGACGTCACCGTGCTGCTCGTCGGGCGGGGCTCCACCGACCCGGACGCCAACGCCGAGGTGCACAAGGCGGCGCGGCTCCTGTGGGAGGGACGCGGGTACGCCGGGGTGGAGACGGCGTTCGTGTCGCTGGCCGCGCCGGACGTGCCGTCGGGTCTGGACCGCTGTGTGCGGCTGGGCGCCCGCCGGATCGTCGTCCTGCCCTACTTCCTCTTCACGGGCATCCTGCCGGACCGGGTGCGGCAGCAGACCGAGGGCTGGGCGGCGGCGCACCCCGACGTCGAGGTGCGCTCGGCCGACGTCATCGGTCCGGAGCCGGAGCTGCTCGACCTGGTCATGGAGCGGTACCGGGAGGCCGTGCGGGGGGACCTGCGGATGAACTGCGACTCCTGCGTCTACCGCGTCGCGCTGCCCGGCTTCGAGGACAAGGTGGGGCTCCCCCAGCAGCCGCACTTCCATCCGGACGACGACGGCCACCACCACGACGGTCACCACGGGCACCACCACGGTGGTCCCGCGCACTCCCCCTCCCATGCGCACTGA
- the cobC gene encoding Rv2231c family pyridoxal phosphate-dependent protein CobC — MRTDDAGNPGHDGNATRADGHDLRHHGDAEVRDGGPALTDLAVNVRADTPPVWLRERIAASLGGLAAYPDGRAARAAVAARHGLPLERVLLTAGAAEAFVLLARGLKVRQPVVVHPQFTEPEAALRDAGHAVDRVLLREEDGFRLDPRAVPEDADLVVIGNPTNPTSILHPAASLTELARPGRTLVVDEAFMDAVPGERDSLAGRTDVPGLVVLRSLTKTWGLAGLRIGYVLADPGTIAELSRAQPLWPVSTPALTAAEACVSPRALAEAGHAARRVAADRAHLVAGLREFEPDGLRVVEPADGPFVLVRLPRAAAVRDRLRGLGFAVRRGDTFPGLGEEWLRLAVRDRATVNGFLQALDRAMAAAGS; from the coding sequence ATGCGCACTGACGACGCCGGGAATCCCGGGCACGACGGGAACGCCACCCGGGCGGACGGGCACGATCTGCGGCACCACGGCGACGCCGAGGTGCGGGACGGCGGTCCGGCTCTCACCGACCTCGCGGTGAACGTCCGCGCGGACACGCCTCCGGTGTGGCTGCGCGAGCGGATCGCAGCGTCGCTGGGCGGCCTCGCCGCGTATCCGGACGGACGGGCCGCACGGGCCGCGGTGGCGGCGCGGCACGGGCTGCCGCTGGAGCGGGTGCTGCTGACCGCGGGCGCCGCCGAGGCCTTCGTGCTGCTCGCCCGCGGCCTGAAGGTCCGTCAGCCCGTCGTGGTGCACCCACAGTTCACCGAGCCGGAGGCGGCGCTGCGGGACGCGGGGCACGCCGTCGACCGGGTGCTGCTGCGCGAGGAGGACGGCTTCCGGCTTGATCCGCGGGCGGTGCCGGAGGACGCGGACCTCGTCGTGATCGGGAATCCGACCAACCCGACGTCGATACTGCACCCCGCCGCGTCGCTCACGGAACTCGCCCGGCCCGGACGGACGTTGGTCGTCGACGAGGCGTTCATGGACGCGGTGCCGGGAGAACGCGACTCGCTGGCCGGGCGGACGGACGTGCCCGGACTGGTCGTGCTGCGCAGCCTCACGAAGACGTGGGGGCTGGCCGGGCTGCGGATCGGCTACGTCCTCGCCGATCCCGGGACGATCGCGGAGCTGTCGCGGGCGCAGCCGCTGTGGCCGGTGTCCACGCCCGCGCTCACCGCGGCCGAGGCCTGTGTGTCGCCCCGGGCGCTGGCGGAGGCCGGCCACGCGGCCCGGCGGGTCGCCGCGGACCGGGCCCATCTGGTGGCGGGCCTCCGGGAGTTCGAACCGGACGGGTTGCGGGTCGTGGAGCCCGCGGACGGTCCGTTCGTCCTGGTGCGGTTGCCCCGGGCGGCGGCGGTGCGGGACCGGCTGCGCGGGCTGGGGTTCGCGGTGCGGCGCGGGGACACGTTCCCGGGGCTCGGGGAGGAGTGGCTCCGCCTGGCCGTACGCGACCGGGCGACCGTCAACGGGTTCCTGCAGGCGCTGGACCGGGCGATGGCGGCGGCGGGGAGCTGA